One window of the Entelurus aequoreus isolate RoL-2023_Sb linkage group LG18, RoL_Eaeq_v1.1, whole genome shotgun sequence genome contains the following:
- the LOC133633662 gene encoding choline transporter-like protein 1 isoform X1, translating to MGCCSSTESKRDWNPLQERSCTDIPWLIFFSLFCVGMACICGFTIVTGATTRLVYGYDSFGNVCGHNNTKIQGVELSGRNMLDNKYVFFLDPCNIDFINRKMKSISLCVAKCPDAELKTHNDLKQFALNNGSALCSYDITPSRYPSHSERLTKCPKLPVSRSKSVSLSHRCVPVNISCYAELALSFFNLVSDNSVVQRVVAGVMASKDIIVGLCVLSLVLSLLMMVVIRYISKVMVWIITILTVIGTIVGTGVLWWLYADHRKALKNNTASVFGREVASDNVKALLVYAIFATVFTVVLLLVMVIMRKRVALTISLFHVAGKVFIHIPLLVLQPFWTFLCLILFWVYWLAVLLLLGMSGSAVKNNSTNLVEYQISGPAQYLVWYHAVGLIWISEFIFAFQQMSIAGAVVTYYFTRDKSRLPATPILSAMLRTLRYHLGTLAKGSFIITLVKIPRIILMYIHSKLKGKENACARCMIKCCVCCLWCLEKCLAYLNQNAYTATAINSTNFCTSARDAFTILVENALRVAALNTVGDFVLFLAKVLIVACSAFAGVLALNYQREYTVWVLPLLIICLFAYMVAHCFLSVFENVVDVLFLCFAVDSKYNNGSPGREYFMDKSLMEFVENSKKSSRHKAEDGSGREMKPMAQ from the exons ATGGGATGTTGTAGCAGCACTGAG AGCAAACGGGACTGGAACCCACTACAGGAGCGCAGCTGCACGGACATCCCATGGCTCATCTTCTTCAGCCTCTTCTGCGTGGGGATG GCTTGCATTTGTGGCTTCACCATCGTGACCGGAGCTACCACACGGCTCGTCTACGGATACGACAGCTTCGGTAACGTCTGCGGTCACAACAACACCAAGATCCAGGGAGTGGAACTCAGTGGCCGGAACATGCTCGACAACAA GTATGTGTTCTTTCTGGACCCCTGCAACATTGACTTCATTAACAGGAAGATGAAGAGCATTTCCTTGTGTGTAGCAAAATGTCCTGATGCCGAACTGAAGACGCACAATGATTTAAAGCAGTTTGCTCTGAATAATG GATCTGCGCTCTGCAGCTACGATATTACTCCATCGAGATATCCCAGCCACTCGGAACGACTTACGAAATGTCCCAAGCTCCCTGTTTCACGGAG TAAGTCCGTGTCGCTGTCCCATCGTTGTGTCCCAGTGAACATCAGCTGCTATGCAGAGCTGGCCCTCTCCTTCTTCAACTTAGTGAGTGACAACAGCGTGGTGCAGCGAGTGGTGGCGGGAGTGATGGCCAGCAAGGACATCATTGTGGGACTCTGCGTGCTGTCCTTAG TTCTCTCCTTGCTGATGATGGTGGTCATCCGCTACATCTCCAAAGTGATGGTGTGGATCATCACTATCCTCACCGTCATTGGCACCATAG TGGGAACAGGCGTCCTCTGGTGGCTGTATGCGGACCACAGGAAAGCGCTGAAAAACAACACTGCCTCCGTCTTTGGGAGAGAAGTGGCAAGTGACAACGTGAAGGCACTCCTGGTGTACGCCATCTTTGCTACAGTTTTCACG GTGGTTCTCCTGCTCGTCATGGTCATCATGAGGAAGCGTGTGGCGCTGACAATTTCGCTGTTCCATGTTGCCGGAAAAGTCTTCATCCATATCCCTCTGCTGGTCCTGCAGCCTTTTTGGACCTTCCTCTGCCTCATCCTCTTCTGGGTCTACTGGCTGGCTGTGCTCCTGCTCCTCGGCATGTCAG GAAGTGCGGTGAAGAACAACTCCACCAACTTGGTGGAATACCAGATAAGCGGACCTGCTCAGTACTTGGTGTGGTATCACGCTGTGGGGCTGATTTGGATCAGCGAGTTCATCTTTGCCTTCCAGCAGATGAGCATCGCTGGTGCTGTGGTCACCTACTACTTCAcaag GGATAAGTCCCGCTTGCCGGCCACTCCCATCCTGTCCGCCATGCTTCGAACCCTGCGCTACCACCTGGGCACTCTGGCCAAAGGCTCCTTCATCATCACGCTGGTCAAGATCCCTCGTATCATCCTGATGTACATTCACAGCAAACTGAAAGGAAAA GAGAACGCGTGTGCTCGCTGCATGATCAAATGCTGCGTGTGCTGCTTGTGGTGTCTGGAGAAGTGTCTGGCCTACTTGAACCAA AACGCCTACACGGCCACGGCCATCAACAGCACCAACTTCTGCACCTCGGCACGCGACGCCTTCACCATCCTGGTGGAGAATGCTCTGCGAGTGGCGGCTCTCAACACCGTGGGCGACTTTGTTCTCTTTTTGGCCAAG GTGCTCATCGTGGCCTGTTCGGCCTTTGCCGGCGTGCTGGCGCTCAACTACCAGAGGGAGTACACGGTGTGGGTGCTTCCTCTCCTCATCATCTGCCTCTTCGCCTACATGGTGGCCCACTGCTTCCTCTCTGTCTTCGAAAACGTGGTGGACGTCCTCTTCCTGTGCTTCGCCGTCGACTCCAAGTACAACAATGGCAGTCCTGGACGGGAATACTTCATGGACAAGTCTTTAATG GAGTTTGTTGAGAACAGCAAGAAAAGCTCTCGCCACAAAGCGGAGGATGGCAGCGGGCGAGAGATGAAGCCTATG GCTCAGTGA
- the LOC133633662 gene encoding choline transporter-like protein 1 isoform X2 — MACICGFTIVTGATTRLVYGYDSFGNVCGHNNTKIQGVELSGRNMLDNKYVFFLDPCNIDFINRKMKSISLCVAKCPDAELKTHNDLKQFALNNGSALCSYDITPSRYPSHSERLTKCPKLPVSRSKSVSLSHRCVPVNISCYAELALSFFNLVSDNSVVQRVVAGVMASKDIIVGLCVLSLVLSLLMMVVIRYISKVMVWIITILTVIGTIVGTGVLWWLYADHRKALKNNTASVFGREVASDNVKALLVYAIFATVFTVVLLLVMVIMRKRVALTISLFHVAGKVFIHIPLLVLQPFWTFLCLILFWVYWLAVLLLLGMSGSAVKNNSTNLVEYQISGPAQYLVWYHAVGLIWISEFIFAFQQMSIAGAVVTYYFTRDKSRLPATPILSAMLRTLRYHLGTLAKGSFIITLVKIPRIILMYIHSKLKGKENACARCMIKCCVCCLWCLEKCLAYLNQNAYTATAINSTNFCTSARDAFTILVENALRVAALNTVGDFVLFLAKVLIVACSAFAGVLALNYQREYTVWVLPLLIICLFAYMVAHCFLSVFENVVDVLFLCFAVDSKYNNGSPGREYFMDKSLMEFVENSKKSSRHKAEDGSGREMKPMAQ, encoded by the exons ATG GCTTGCATTTGTGGCTTCACCATCGTGACCGGAGCTACCACACGGCTCGTCTACGGATACGACAGCTTCGGTAACGTCTGCGGTCACAACAACACCAAGATCCAGGGAGTGGAACTCAGTGGCCGGAACATGCTCGACAACAA GTATGTGTTCTTTCTGGACCCCTGCAACATTGACTTCATTAACAGGAAGATGAAGAGCATTTCCTTGTGTGTAGCAAAATGTCCTGATGCCGAACTGAAGACGCACAATGATTTAAAGCAGTTTGCTCTGAATAATG GATCTGCGCTCTGCAGCTACGATATTACTCCATCGAGATATCCCAGCCACTCGGAACGACTTACGAAATGTCCCAAGCTCCCTGTTTCACGGAG TAAGTCCGTGTCGCTGTCCCATCGTTGTGTCCCAGTGAACATCAGCTGCTATGCAGAGCTGGCCCTCTCCTTCTTCAACTTAGTGAGTGACAACAGCGTGGTGCAGCGAGTGGTGGCGGGAGTGATGGCCAGCAAGGACATCATTGTGGGACTCTGCGTGCTGTCCTTAG TTCTCTCCTTGCTGATGATGGTGGTCATCCGCTACATCTCCAAAGTGATGGTGTGGATCATCACTATCCTCACCGTCATTGGCACCATAG TGGGAACAGGCGTCCTCTGGTGGCTGTATGCGGACCACAGGAAAGCGCTGAAAAACAACACTGCCTCCGTCTTTGGGAGAGAAGTGGCAAGTGACAACGTGAAGGCACTCCTGGTGTACGCCATCTTTGCTACAGTTTTCACG GTGGTTCTCCTGCTCGTCATGGTCATCATGAGGAAGCGTGTGGCGCTGACAATTTCGCTGTTCCATGTTGCCGGAAAAGTCTTCATCCATATCCCTCTGCTGGTCCTGCAGCCTTTTTGGACCTTCCTCTGCCTCATCCTCTTCTGGGTCTACTGGCTGGCTGTGCTCCTGCTCCTCGGCATGTCAG GAAGTGCGGTGAAGAACAACTCCACCAACTTGGTGGAATACCAGATAAGCGGACCTGCTCAGTACTTGGTGTGGTATCACGCTGTGGGGCTGATTTGGATCAGCGAGTTCATCTTTGCCTTCCAGCAGATGAGCATCGCTGGTGCTGTGGTCACCTACTACTTCAcaag GGATAAGTCCCGCTTGCCGGCCACTCCCATCCTGTCCGCCATGCTTCGAACCCTGCGCTACCACCTGGGCACTCTGGCCAAAGGCTCCTTCATCATCACGCTGGTCAAGATCCCTCGTATCATCCTGATGTACATTCACAGCAAACTGAAAGGAAAA GAGAACGCGTGTGCTCGCTGCATGATCAAATGCTGCGTGTGCTGCTTGTGGTGTCTGGAGAAGTGTCTGGCCTACTTGAACCAA AACGCCTACACGGCCACGGCCATCAACAGCACCAACTTCTGCACCTCGGCACGCGACGCCTTCACCATCCTGGTGGAGAATGCTCTGCGAGTGGCGGCTCTCAACACCGTGGGCGACTTTGTTCTCTTTTTGGCCAAG GTGCTCATCGTGGCCTGTTCGGCCTTTGCCGGCGTGCTGGCGCTCAACTACCAGAGGGAGTACACGGTGTGGGTGCTTCCTCTCCTCATCATCTGCCTCTTCGCCTACATGGTGGCCCACTGCTTCCTCTCTGTCTTCGAAAACGTGGTGGACGTCCTCTTCCTGTGCTTCGCCGTCGACTCCAAGTACAACAATGGCAGTCCTGGACGGGAATACTTCATGGACAAGTCTTTAATG GAGTTTGTTGAGAACAGCAAGAAAAGCTCTCGCCACAAAGCGGAGGATGGCAGCGGGCGAGAGATGAAGCCTATG GCTCAGTGA